A genomic region of Friedmanniella luteola contains the following coding sequences:
- the ppsA gene encoding phosphoenolpyruvate synthase, translating into MSTNVLWFSELGLADLEQVGGKNSSLGEMVQNLSKAGVRVPDGFATTAEAYRRFIAHQGLADFIAEQLHDLDTDDVPRLVEVGGRIREAVVAQPFPADLEAEIRVAYGELADGDQEASFAVRSSATAEDLPDASFAGQQETFLNIRGTEAVLQAIKEVFASLYNDRAIAYRVHHHFDHEAVALSAGVQQMVRADVGASGVMFTMDTESGFTDAVFITSSYGLGEAVVQGAVNPDEFYVYKPALAGSRPAILKRSVGEKAVKMVYTGDSAVGRTTEFVDVEPAERALLSLTDAEVTELAQHAVTIEQHYGRPMDIEWARDGHDGLLYILQARPETVKSRQTAGHVSRYKLVGRGLLLSEGRAIGQKVGAGAVRVLASVEDMHTFTPGDVLVADMTDPDWEPIMKRAAAIVTNRGGRTCHAAIIARELGIPAVVGTGSATADLADGRLVTVSCAEGDTGYVYDGLLDFAVEETELTTMPEVPVKIMMNIGTPDQAFAFSRIPNEGVGLARLEFIINRQIGIHPRALLDFDKLRGPVRDRVAAAVAAYPSPRDYFVTRVAEGISMLAAAFAPKPVIVRMSDFKSNEYANLVGGELYEPDEENPMIGFRGASRYLSPDFAECFAMECEALSHVRDQMGLTNVKIMIPFVRTVTEARGVIDLLAQHGLRRGDNHLQVVMMCEIPSNAIQADEFLDHFDGFSIGSNDLTQLTLGLDRDSGLVAAGFDERDPAVKFLISRAIQACLARGKYIGICGQGPSDHPDLADWLVDQGIESMSLNPDTVVDTWTRLAGLSPATTIQRALPNWRDLP; encoded by the coding sequence GCTCCACGATCTCGACACCGACGACGTCCCTCGTCTGGTCGAGGTGGGTGGCCGCATCCGCGAGGCCGTGGTGGCCCAGCCCTTCCCCGCCGACCTGGAAGCGGAGATCCGCGTCGCCTACGGCGAACTGGCTGACGGAGATCAGGAGGCCTCCTTCGCCGTCCGCTCCAGCGCCACCGCCGAAGACCTTCCCGACGCATCCTTCGCCGGCCAGCAGGAGACCTTCCTCAACATCCGCGGCACCGAGGCAGTTCTCCAGGCCATCAAGGAGGTGTTCGCCTCGTTGTACAACGACCGCGCCATCGCCTACCGGGTCCACCACCACTTCGACCACGAGGCGGTCGCCCTCTCCGCCGGGGTGCAGCAGATGGTGCGTGCCGACGTCGGCGCCTCCGGGGTCATGTTCACCATGGACACCGAGTCCGGCTTCACCGACGCCGTCTTCATCACCTCCTCCTACGGTCTCGGTGAGGCCGTCGTCCAGGGTGCGGTCAACCCTGACGAGTTCTACGTCTACAAGCCGGCTCTCGCCGGGTCCCGCCCGGCCATCCTCAAGCGCAGCGTCGGGGAGAAGGCGGTCAAGATGGTCTACACCGGCGACTCCGCCGTCGGCCGGACCACCGAGTTCGTCGACGTCGAACCGGCAGAGCGTGCACTGCTCAGCCTCACCGACGCCGAGGTCACCGAGCTCGCCCAGCACGCCGTCACGATCGAGCAGCACTACGGCCGGCCCATGGACATCGAGTGGGCCCGCGACGGCCACGACGGCCTTCTGTACATCCTCCAGGCGCGCCCGGAGACGGTGAAGTCGCGCCAGACCGCCGGCCACGTCTCGCGTTACAAGCTGGTCGGGCGCGGCCTGTTGCTGTCCGAGGGACGCGCGATCGGGCAGAAGGTCGGGGCAGGCGCCGTGCGGGTCCTGGCGTCGGTGGAGGACATGCACACGTTCACCCCTGGCGACGTCCTGGTCGCCGACATGACCGACCCCGACTGGGAACCGATCATGAAACGCGCCGCCGCCATCGTGACCAACCGCGGCGGCCGCACCTGCCACGCCGCGATCATCGCCCGCGAGCTCGGCATCCCCGCCGTGGTCGGCACGGGCTCCGCCACCGCCGACCTGGCCGACGGGAGGTTGGTCACCGTCTCCTGCGCTGAGGGCGACACGGGATACGTCTACGACGGGCTGCTCGACTTCGCTGTCGAGGAGACCGAACTCACGACCATGCCCGAGGTCCCGGTCAAGATCATGATGAACATCGGCACCCCCGACCAGGCCTTCGCCTTCTCCCGGATCCCCAACGAGGGCGTAGGGCTGGCCCGGCTGGAGTTCATCATCAACCGTCAGATCGGCATTCACCCCCGGGCGCTGCTCGACTTCGACAAGCTGCGGGGGCCGGTCCGCGACCGCGTCGCCGCCGCTGTTGCCGCCTACCCCAGCCCCCGGGACTACTTCGTCACCCGGGTCGCCGAAGGCATCTCGATGCTGGCCGCCGCCTTCGCCCCGAAGCCGGTCATCGTGCGGATGAGCGACTTCAAGTCGAACGAGTACGCCAACCTGGTGGGGGGCGAGCTCTACGAGCCCGACGAGGAGAACCCGATGATCGGGTTCCGGGGCGCCTCCCGCTATCTCTCCCCCGACTTCGCCGAGTGCTTCGCGATGGAGTGCGAGGCCCTCAGCCACGTCCGCGACCAGATGGGCCTGACCAACGTCAAGATCATGATCCCGTTCGTCCGGACGGTCACCGAGGCACGCGGGGTCATCGACCTGCTCGCGCAGCACGGGCTCCGTCGAGGCGACAACCACCTCCAGGTGGTCATGATGTGCGAAATCCCCTCCAACGCCATCCAGGCCGACGAGTTCCTCGACCACTTCGACGGGTTCTCCATCGGCTCCAACGACCTCACGCAGCTCACCCTCGGATTGGACCGCGACTCCGGCCTGGTCGCCGCCGGCTTCGACGAACGCGACCCCGCAGTGAAGTTCCTCATCAGCCGCGCCATCCAGGCCTGCCTGGCCCGCGGCAAGTACATCGGCATCTGCGGCCAAGGACCCAGCGACCACCCGGACCTGGCCGACTGGTTGGTGGACCAGGGCATCGAGTCGATGTCGCTGAACCCCGACACCGTGGTGGACACCTGGACGCGGCTGGCCGGGCTCAGCCCCGCCACGACGATTCAGCGGGCGCTCCCGAACTGGCGCGACCTGCCGTGA
- a CDS encoding adenylate kinase translates to MGPPGAGKGTQSNRVADRCRVPAISTGDIFRALQTADTPLAAQVRDTMAGGGYVDDDTTNAIVADRLAGTDCRHGFVLDGYPRTLPQVRTLDAMLAASGGPLDVVIALQTDEEELVHRLLRRGREQGRTDDTEGTIRTRLALYADQTAPLIAEYRQRGLLAEVDGLGPVDLVTHRINQALTALPS, encoded by the coding sequence ATGGGACCGCCCGGAGCCGGCAAGGGCACGCAGTCCAATCGTGTGGCCGACCGTTGCCGCGTCCCCGCCATCTCCACCGGCGACATCTTCCGCGCCCTGCAAACCGCGGACACCCCGCTGGCCGCGCAGGTCCGGGACACCATGGCCGGCGGCGGCTACGTCGACGACGACACCACCAACGCCATCGTCGCCGACCGGCTCGCCGGCACCGACTGCCGCCACGGGTTCGTGCTCGACGGGTACCCGCGCACCCTCCCCCAGGTCCGGACCCTCGACGCGATGCTCGCCGCCTCCGGTGGACCTCTGGACGTCGTCATCGCCCTGCAGACCGATGAGGAGGAGCTCGTCCACCGGCTGCTCCGCCGCGGGCGCGAGCAGGGCCGCACCGACGACACCGAGGGCACGATCCGTACTCGCCTCGCCTTGTACGCCGACCAGACCGCCCCCCTGATCGCGGAGTACCGCCAGCGCGGCTTGTTGGCCGAGGTCGACGGCCTCGGCCCCGTCGACCTCGTCACTCACCGCATCAACCAGGCTCTGACCGCGCTGCCCTCCTGA